From a single Solenopsis invicta isolate M01_SB chromosome 6, UNIL_Sinv_3.0, whole genome shotgun sequence genomic region:
- the LOC113002809 gene encoding MATH and LRR domain-containing protein PFE0570w-like → MIANCESPDYKTWATYKINVVKLCTSLESARKHAADSQYQTTDEDRLGRGQRPHVIVSVVTQKSAQQTNLEKKQVDIVTSRPPSCPENFGLSEKGANREYRQVTTSQQAKRLKTNNTGVAKPLSHPESSKSFNKGSNDERNKMSQGDRNANTSTIVCRNKSPLLFDDREPSNVEYNDEYNSDDYNNDEYNNDESNNDEHNNDEYNSDDYNNDESTNEEHNNDEIPTSQVNTPCKKTKDETISQLNNGNIQESNSSPLLEFASDTEIASDANESLYKNTDENKSPSMLDCRRYLRKRSRLAFHSVKNNANATVAKNSDTTLVNNTTETDEDEVIEASPMQRSVASKVKQCLKLKRKIPVKRLDFSLYPSPKHISTQMENVNTLKDKVNINYLSPIKVHKKTDIQIKKFIKVQNEDQPLTNKINNFNLDDTENKPQEKKTILEKFNVRSKRKDVSKQLNMRCKADRAKLKGSDCWECREYYQTLKLSKEKLQKRKNQCSRHRDRFERPKTPEEQDNQSSGFKETWQDVPVINFVSPLRAQQALQQKNDDISHIKRCLQQLLQMQAASNLTLKDIKQRQIKLENVIKSITPIGLKPLDSDDSLIVELLPLATINNMKEFDSLLKTSNEAVTQFVLLCPKSKVTLHLFRKIFIYSCKSISSPSK, encoded by the exons ATGATTGCAAACTGTGAAAGTCCGGATTATAAAACATGGGCcacttataaaataaacgtCGTAAAATTGTGCA cATCTCTTGAATCAGCACGAAAACATGCAGCAGATTCACAATATCAGACGACCGATGAAGATCGGTTAGGAAGAGGACAAAGGCCACATGTAATCGTTTCAGTAGTGACGCAGAAGAGTGCTCAACAAACAAACCTCGAAA aaaaacAAGTCGACATTGTTACTTCTAGGCCACCATCGTGCCCTGAAAATTTTGGCTTATCTGAAAAAGGAGCAAACCGCGAATATAGACAAGTTACAACGTCACAACAAG caaAACGACTCAAAACGAACAACACTGGTGTTGCTAAACCACTATCACATCCTGAGAGCTCGAAATCATTTAATAAAGGATCAAACGATGAACGTAATAAAATGTCACAAGGGGATAGAAACGCCAATACGAGCACTATTGTCTGTAGGAATAAGTCACCATTGTTGTTTGATGACCGCGAACCTTCTAATGTAGAATATAACGATGAATATAATAGCGACGACTATAATAACGATGAATACAATAACGATGAATCTAATAACGATGAACATAATAACGATGAATATAATAGCGACGACTATAATAACGATGAATCTACTAACGAGGAACATAATAACGATGAAATTCCAACGTCACAAg TTAATACACCTTGTAAAAAAACAAAGGATGAAACGATATCACAGTTAAATAACGGTAATATACAAGAAAGCAATAGTAGCCCATTATTAGAATTTGCTTCCGATACGGAAATTGCATCAGATGCAAATGAATCTTTGTACAAAAATACCGACGAAAATAAAAGTCCATCAATGCTAGACTGTAGACGATATTTAAGGAAGAGATCTCGACTTGCATTTCATTCAGTCAAGAATAATGCAAATGCAACTGTTGCTAAAAATAGTGATACAACACTAGTCAACAACACTACTGAAACCGATGAAGATGAAGTGATAGAAGCCAGTCCTATGCAAAGAAGTGTTGCATCTAAAGTCAAACAGTGTTTGAAATTGAAGAGGAAAATTCCTGTAAAACGTTTAGATTTTTCATTATATCCTTCGCCTAAACATATTTCTACGCAAATGGAAAATGTTAATACattaaaagataaagttaacataaattatctttCACCAATAAAAGTGCATAAGAAGACcgatattcaaattaaaaaatttattaaagtccAAAATGAAGATCAACCattaacgaataaaataaataatttcaatttggaTGACACAGAAAACAAgccacaagaaaaaaaaacgatattggAAAAGTTTAATgt AAGGTCAAAAAGAAAGGACGTTTCAAAGCAGCTTAACATGCGATGTAAAGCTGATAGAGCAAAATTAAAAGGCTCGGATTGCTGGGAATGCAGAGAa TATTATCAGACTTTGAAATTGtctaaagaaaaattgcaaaagcGGAAGAATCAATGCTCGCGACATCGGGACAGATTTGAGCGACCAAAGACACCAGAAG AACAAGACAATCAATCTTCAGGATTTAAGGAAACTTGGCAAGATGTACCCGTAATAA attttGTGTCTCCATTGCGTGCTCAACAAGCTCTACAGCAGAAGAATGACGATATTTCTCatataaaac GCTGCCTACAGCAACTCTTACAAATGCAAGCAGCATCAAATTTAACTCTCAAGGACATAAAACAACGACAAATAAAACTagaaaatgttatcaaaagcATTACACCCATTGGATTAAAACCATTGGATAGTGATGACAGTTTGATTGTGGAATTATTACCGTTggccacaataaataatatgaaagaatttgattctttattaaaaacttcAAACGAAGCAGTGACGCAATttgtactactgtgtccaaaaagtaaggtgacattgcatttatttcgaaaaatctttatttattcttgcaaatcaatttcgtccccttcaaagtaa
- the LOC120358126 gene encoding bromodomain-containing protein DDB_G0270170-like isoform X1, producing MIANCESPDYKTWATYKINVVKLCTSLESARKHAADSQYQTTDEDRLGRGQRPHVPYNRFSSDAEECSTNKPRKYVKKKQVDIVTSRPPSCPENFGLSEKGANREYRQVTTSQQAKRLKTNNTGVAKPLSHPESSKSFNKGSNDERNKMSQGDRNANTSTIVCRNKSPLLFDDREPSDVEYNDEYNSDDYNNDEYNNDESNNDEHNNDEYNSDDYNNDESTNEEHNNDEIPTSQVNTPCKKTKDETISQLNNGNIQESNSSPLLEFASDTEIASDANESLYKNTDENKSPSMLDCRRYLRKRSRLAFHSVKNNANATVAKNSDTTLVNNTTETDEDEVIEASPMQRSVASKVKQCLKLKRKIPVKRLDFSLYPSPTHISTQMENVNTLKDKVNINYLSPIKVHKKTDIQIKKFIKVQNEDQPLTNKINNFNLDDTENKPQEKKTILEKFNVRSKRKDVSKQLNMRCKADRAKLKGSDCWECREYYQTLKLSKEKLQKRKNQCSRHRDRFERPKTPEEQDNQSSGFKETWQDVPVINFVSPLRAQQALQQKNDDISHIKRCLQQLLQMQAASNLTLKDIKQRQIKLENVIKSITPIGLKPLDSDDSLIVELLPLATINNMKEFDSLLKTSNEAVTQFVLLCPKSKVTLHLFRKFFIYSCKSISSPSK from the exons ATGATTGCAAACTGTGAAAGTCCGGATTATAAAACATGGGCcacttataaaataaacgtCGTAAAATTGTGCA cATCTCTTGAATCAGCACGAAAACATGCAGCAGATTCACAATATCAGACGACCGATGAAGACCGGTTAGGAAGAGGACAAAGGCCACATGTTCCATATAATCGTTTCAGTAGTGACGCAGAAGAGTGCTCAACAAACAAACCTCGAAAGTATGTAAAAA aaaaacAAGTCGACATTGTTACTTCTAGGCCACCATCGTGCCCTGAAAATTTTGGCTTATCTGAAAAAGGAGCAAACCGCGAATATAGACAAGTTACAACGTCACAACAAG caaAACGACTCAAAACGAACAACACTGGTGTTGCTAAACCACTATCACATCCTGAGAGCTCGAAATCATTTAATAAAGGATCAAACGATGAACGTAATAAAATGTCACAAGGGGATAGAAACGCCAATACGAGCACTATTGTCTGTAGGAATAAGTCACCATTGTTGTTTGATGACCGCGAACCTTCTGATGTAGAATATAACGATGAATATAATAGCGACGACTATAATAACGATGAATACAATAACGATGAATCTAATAACGATGAACATAATAACGATGAATATAATAGCGACGACTATAATAACGATGAATCTACTAACGAGGAACATAATAACGATGAAATTCCAACGTCACAAg TTAATACACCTTGTAAAAAAACAAAGGATGAAACGATATCACAGTTAAATAACGGTAATATACAAGAAAGCAATAGTAGCCCATTATTAGAATTTGCTTCCGATACGGAAATTGCATCAGATGCAAATGAATCTTTGTACAAAAATACCGACGAAAATAAAAGTCCATCAATGCTAGACTGTAGACGATATTTAAGGAAGAGATCTCGACTTGCATTTCATTCAGTCAAGAATAATGCAAATGCAACTGTTGCTAAAAATAGTGATACAACACTAGTCAACAACACTACTGAAACCGATGAAGATGAAGTGATAGAAGCCAGTCCTATGCAAAGAAGTGTTGCATCTAAAGTCAAACAGTGTTTGAAATTGAAGAGGAAAATTCCTGTAAAACGTTTAGATTTTTCATTATATCCTTCGCCTACACATATTTCTACGCAAATGGAAAATGTTAATACattaaaagataaagttaacataaattatctttCACCAATAAAAGTGCATAAGAAGACcgatattcaaattaaaaaatttattaaagtccAAAATGAAGATCAACCattaacgaataaaataaataatttcaatttggaTGACACAGAAAACAAgccacaagaaaaaaaaacgatattggAAAAGTTTAATgt AAGGTCAAAAAGAAAGGACGTTTCAAAGCAGCTTAACATGCGATGTAAAGCTGATAGAGCAAAGTTAAAAGGCTCGGATTGCTGGGAATGCAGAGAa TATTATCAGACTTTGAAATTGtctaaagaaaaattgcaaaagcGGAAGAATCAATGCTCGCGACATCGGGACAGATTTGAGCGACCAAAGACACCAGAAG AACAAGACAATCAATCTTCAGGATTTAAGGAAACTTGGCAAGATGTACCCGTAATAA attttGTGTCTCCATTGCGTGCTCAACAAGCTCTACAGCAGAAGAATGACGATATTTCTCatataaaac GCTGCCTACAGCAACTCTTACAAATGCAAGCAGCATCAAATTTAACTCTCAAGGACATAAAACAACGACAAATAAAACTagaaaatgttatcaaaagcATTACACCCATTGGATTAAAACCATTGGATAGTGATGACAGTTTGATTGTGGAATTATTACCGTTggccacaataaataatatgaaagaatttgattctttattaaaaacttcAAACGAAGCAGTGACGCAATttgtactactgtgtccaaaaagtaaggtgacattgcatttatttcgaaaattctttatttattcttgcaaatcaatttcgtccccttcaaagtaa
- the LOC120358126 gene encoding protein PFC0760c-like isoform X2, with the protein MFHIIVSVVTQKSAQQTNLEKKQVDIVTSRPPSCPENFGLSEKGANREYRQVTTSQQAKRLKTNNTGVAKPLSHPESSKSFNKGSNDERNKMSQGDRNANTSTIVCRNKSPLLFDDREPSDVEYNDEYNSDDYNNDEYNNDESNNDEHNNDEYNSDDYNNDESTNEEHNNDEIPTSQVNTPCKKTKDETISQLNNGNIQESNSSPLLEFASDTEIASDANESLYKNTDENKSPSMLDCRRYLRKRSRLAFHSVKNNANATVAKNSDTTLVNNTTETDEDEVIEASPMQRSVASKVKQCLKLKRKIPVKRLDFSLYPSPTHISTQMENVNTLKDKVNINYLSPIKVHKKTDIQIKKFIKVQNEDQPLTNKINNFNLDDTENKPQEKKTILEKFNVRSKRKDVSKQLNMRCKADRAKLKGSDCWECREYYQTLKLSKEKLQKRKNQCSRHRDRFERPKTPEEQDNQSSGFKETWQDVPVINFVSPLRAQQALQQKNDDISHIKRCLQQLLQMQAASNLTLKDIKQRQIKLENVIKSITPIGLKPLDSDDSLIVELLPLATINNMKEFDSLLKTSNEAVTQFVLLCPKSKVTLHLFRKFFIYSCKSISSPSK; encoded by the exons ATGTTCCATATAATCGTTTCAGTAGTGACGCAGAAGAGTGCTCAACAAACAAACCTCGAAA aaaaacAAGTCGACATTGTTACTTCTAGGCCACCATCGTGCCCTGAAAATTTTGGCTTATCTGAAAAAGGAGCAAACCGCGAATATAGACAAGTTACAACGTCACAACAAG caaAACGACTCAAAACGAACAACACTGGTGTTGCTAAACCACTATCACATCCTGAGAGCTCGAAATCATTTAATAAAGGATCAAACGATGAACGTAATAAAATGTCACAAGGGGATAGAAACGCCAATACGAGCACTATTGTCTGTAGGAATAAGTCACCATTGTTGTTTGATGACCGCGAACCTTCTGATGTAGAATATAACGATGAATATAATAGCGACGACTATAATAACGATGAATACAATAACGATGAATCTAATAACGATGAACATAATAACGATGAATATAATAGCGACGACTATAATAACGATGAATCTACTAACGAGGAACATAATAACGATGAAATTCCAACGTCACAAg TTAATACACCTTGTAAAAAAACAAAGGATGAAACGATATCACAGTTAAATAACGGTAATATACAAGAAAGCAATAGTAGCCCATTATTAGAATTTGCTTCCGATACGGAAATTGCATCAGATGCAAATGAATCTTTGTACAAAAATACCGACGAAAATAAAAGTCCATCAATGCTAGACTGTAGACGATATTTAAGGAAGAGATCTCGACTTGCATTTCATTCAGTCAAGAATAATGCAAATGCAACTGTTGCTAAAAATAGTGATACAACACTAGTCAACAACACTACTGAAACCGATGAAGATGAAGTGATAGAAGCCAGTCCTATGCAAAGAAGTGTTGCATCTAAAGTCAAACAGTGTTTGAAATTGAAGAGGAAAATTCCTGTAAAACGTTTAGATTTTTCATTATATCCTTCGCCTACACATATTTCTACGCAAATGGAAAATGTTAATACattaaaagataaagttaacataaattatctttCACCAATAAAAGTGCATAAGAAGACcgatattcaaattaaaaaatttattaaagtccAAAATGAAGATCAACCattaacgaataaaataaataatttcaatttggaTGACACAGAAAACAAgccacaagaaaaaaaaacgatattggAAAAGTTTAATgt AAGGTCAAAAAGAAAGGACGTTTCAAAGCAGCTTAACATGCGATGTAAAGCTGATAGAGCAAAGTTAAAAGGCTCGGATTGCTGGGAATGCAGAGAa TATTATCAGACTTTGAAATTGtctaaagaaaaattgcaaaagcGGAAGAATCAATGCTCGCGACATCGGGACAGATTTGAGCGACCAAAGACACCAGAAG AACAAGACAATCAATCTTCAGGATTTAAGGAAACTTGGCAAGATGTACCCGTAATAA attttGTGTCTCCATTGCGTGCTCAACAAGCTCTACAGCAGAAGAATGACGATATTTCTCatataaaac GCTGCCTACAGCAACTCTTACAAATGCAAGCAGCATCAAATTTAACTCTCAAGGACATAAAACAACGACAAATAAAACTagaaaatgttatcaaaagcATTACACCCATTGGATTAAAACCATTGGATAGTGATGACAGTTTGATTGTGGAATTATTACCGTTggccacaataaataatatgaaagaatttgattctttattaaaaacttcAAACGAAGCAGTGACGCAATttgtactactgtgtccaaaaagtaaggtgacattgcatttatttcgaaaattctttatttattcttgcaaatcaatttcgtccccttcaaagtaa
- the LOC120358127 gene encoding uncharacterized protein LOC120358127, with protein sequence MGTRLRNLKKNVKGLGGKGKLTAKLIDELTIYYGLAIRRNPNSVKNMKNDIWATLFHKMSTDENPQHEKCSESWCDWKKAQAANSLATYHHKPPLPKEIFEAIKPIYEELSRDDLLNRCLGGYTQNSNESFNAAVWNLAPKSYSSGKKVLCAATDIAVCTFNDGLTNILRIMQVLEMDIGYQAYNFCLEANATRIEHSERALTDAAKKARTSTKSSRKENEEQYLSKEGMLYGPGIAD encoded by the coding sequence ATGGGCACTCGtttgcgaaatttaaaaaaaaatgtaaaaggccTCGGAGGAAAAGGTAAATTAACTGCTAAATTAATTGACGAGCTTACAATATATTATGGTTTAGCGATACGGCGGAATCCAAACTccgtgaaaaatatgaaaaatgatatttgggcaaccttatttcataaaatgtcaACCGATGAAAATCCGCAACACGAGAAGTGCTCGGAGTCTTGGTGCGACTGGAAAAAGGCACAAGCAGCAAATTCCTTGGCTACTTACCATCATAAGCCGCCACTACCGAAGGAAATTTTTGAAGCTATCAAACCTATTTACGAGGAGCTGAGCCGTGATGATTTGCTAAATCGTTGCTTGGGAGGCTACACTCAAAATAGCAACGAAAGTTTCAATGCTGCTGTATGGAACTTGGCGCCAAAATCTTACTCAAGCGGCAAAAAAGTATTATGTGCAGCAACTGATATTGCTGTGTGCACCTTCAATGACGGTTTGACTAACATTTTACGAATTATGCAAGTTTTGGAGATGGATATCGGCTACCAAGCATACAATTTTTGCCTTGAAGCCAATGCGACAAGGATCGAGCACTCCGAGCGGGCTTTGACAGATGCAGCAAAGAAGGCACGCACCAGCACAAAATCGTCGCGGAAAGAAAATGAGGAACAATACTTGAGCAAAGAAGGGATGCTTTACGGTCCTGGGATAGCAGACTAa